In Pseudoalteromonas sp. MM1, a single window of DNA contains:
- a CDS encoding sigma-54 dependent transcriptional regulator, with product MSNTILVVEDDAGLREALIDTLEMSGIACVAADSAEQAMIQLKKSEFSLVVSDVQMGTMSGLDLLRSIKLNYPELPVLMMTAYATIDDAVEAMRLGAIDYMAKPFAPEVLLNMVSRYLPEKPKDTDGPIVADPSSIQLLELASKVARSDASVMVLGPSGSGKEVLARYIHDKSNRCDAPFVAINCAAIPENMLEATLFGYEKGAFTGAIQACPGKFEQAQGGTILLDEITEMDLGLQAKLLRVLQEREVERLGARKTISLDVRVLATSNRDLKEAVADNQFREDLYYRLNVFPLMWRPLCERPGDIIVLAKHLIERHLVKNKEPLATLDSAAEQKLLSHAWPGNVRELDNVIQRALILRTGNVIGEQAIFIENLMQMPVNSMPTQEIVPERAPTPSGAYYDDKITPLETSSSLPSVDTGSYKDELKDKEHKIILETLARCQGKRKDVAQTLGISPRTLRYKLAQMRDLGISLPA from the coding sequence ATGAGCAATACTATATTAGTAGTTGAAGATGATGCAGGCTTAAGAGAAGCACTCATAGACACGTTAGAAATGTCGGGTATTGCCTGCGTTGCAGCTGATAGTGCTGAGCAAGCCATGATCCAGTTAAAAAAGTCTGAGTTTTCATTAGTGGTCAGCGATGTGCAAATGGGCACAATGAGCGGCCTAGATTTACTCAGAAGCATTAAACTTAACTACCCAGAGCTGCCTGTATTAATGATGACAGCCTACGCAACGATTGATGATGCAGTAGAGGCTATGCGCTTAGGCGCCATTGACTATATGGCTAAACCCTTTGCCCCTGAAGTGTTGTTAAATATGGTTAGTCGCTATTTACCCGAAAAACCTAAAGACACTGATGGCCCAATCGTAGCCGATCCTAGTAGCATTCAACTATTAGAGCTTGCAAGTAAAGTAGCGCGCTCAGATGCAAGCGTTATGGTACTTGGCCCTAGCGGCTCAGGTAAAGAGGTATTAGCGCGATATATTCACGATAAGTCAAACCGATGCGATGCGCCTTTTGTGGCAATAAATTGTGCGGCTATTCCCGAAAATATGCTTGAGGCCACTTTATTTGGCTATGAAAAAGGCGCCTTTACCGGTGCAATACAAGCATGCCCAGGTAAATTTGAGCAAGCCCAGGGCGGCACTATATTACTTGATGAAATAACCGAAATGGACTTAGGGCTTCAAGCTAAGCTATTACGGGTATTGCAAGAGCGTGAAGTTGAGCGTTTAGGTGCCCGAAAAACAATTTCACTCGACGTAAGAGTACTCGCAACCAGTAACCGCGATTTAAAAGAAGCCGTTGCAGACAACCAATTTAGAGAAGACTTATATTATCGTTTAAATGTGTTTCCACTAATGTGGCGACCGCTCTGTGAGCGCCCAGGCGATATAATAGTATTGGCAAAACATTTAATAGAGCGCCATTTGGTTAAAAATAAAGAGCCACTAGCAACGCTCGATAGTGCTGCAGAACAAAAGTTACTAAGCCACGCATGGCCTGGTAACGTACGCGAGCTTGATAATGTAATTCAACGTGCGCTTATTTTGCGAACGGGCAATGTAATTGGCGAGCAAGCCATTTTTATTGAAAACTTGATGCAAATGCCAGTTAACAGTATGCCTACACAGGAGATAGTGCCGGAACGAGCACCTACCCCCAGTGGCGCATATTATGATGACAAAATAACGCCTCTAGAGACGAGTAGCTCACTGCCAAGTGTTGATACTGGCAGCTATAAAGATGAGTTAAAAGATAAAGAGCATAAAATAATTTTAGAAACCCTCGCGCGCTGCCAAGGTAAACGTAAAGATGTTGCACAAACACTTGGGATCAGCCCGCGTACTTTACGTTATAAACTAGCGCAAATGCGCGATTTAGGTATTTCACTACCCGCATAA